CGGTCGGCAGCGGCCGGCCTTTGCGGCAGCGATCGACCAGCTTGCGCCACTGGCGGCCGCGCTCTTCCTCGGCCTTGCGCAGTTCGCGGCCGCGCTGTTCGTCGGCTTCGGACTGGCTGGTGGTGACCGCATCGACCCCGGCCGAGACGACCTTCACGGGCAGGGTGACGGCAGTTACCGCCGCATCCGCCACCGCCCCGACGACGCAGCCGCCGAGCATGAAGGCAACGGGCAAGAGTAACAGGATTCGCATGGGCGGCAGGCTAGACCGTCATGGCTTCCTGCGCGAGGGCTTCGGCCTGGAGCAGCAGTGATTCGTCCGCCGCGGCGCCCGGCGGCAGGGCTTCGCGCCCGATCACGACCATCAAAGGGATCGCGAGCGGGGTCACGCGTTCGGCGCTGACATGGACCATCGTCGCCTCGGCGCGCTCGACCAACCGCGCCAGGCGCCCGAGCTCGGTCATGCGCCCGCGCGCATCGTCCCACGCGGCGCGCAGCAGCAGATGCTCGGGCTCATATTTTCGCAGGACGTCGTAGATCAGGTCGGTCGAGAAGCTGACCTGCTTGCCGCTCTTGCGCTTGCCCGGGTGCTGGCGCTCGACCAGCCCGCCGATCACGGCTACCTCGCGGAAGGCGCGCTTGAGCAGGTGCGATTGCTCGACCCACTCGACGAATTCATGTTCGAGGATGTCGGCCGAGAAAAGCGGGCGCGGGTCGGTCACCGGTTCGAGGCTGTAGGCGGCGAGGCCATAATCGTTGGCGACGAAGCCGAGCGGCTTGAGCCCCGCAGTCTCCATCCGCCGCGTAATCAGCATGCCGAGCGACTGGTGCGCGTTCCAGCCTTCGAAGCTGTAGGCGACCATGTAGTGGCGGCCCTCGAACGGAAAGGTTTCGACCAGCAAGTGATCGGGCTGGGGAAGGATCGAGCGCTTGGCCTGGATCTCGAGCCATTCGCGGACGTCGTCGGGGAAGCGATGCCAGTCGCGGTTGTCGGCAAGGAAGGCGCGCACGCGGTCGGCAAGGTGCGTCGACATGCTCATCCGCTGCCCGCCGTAGGTCACCAGCCGCGCCTGCTTGGACGAGGCGCGCACGACGATGTCGGTGTCCTGAAAGCGCGTCACTTCCAGGCTCAGGCCCGCGAAGAAAATGTGATCGCCGACCGACAGGGTCGAGCCGAAACCCTCCTCGACCCGGCCGAGCGTGCGGCCGTTGAGGAAACGCACGTCCATCATCGGATTGTCGACGATCACGCCGGCGTTGAGCCGGTGCTGGGCGACCACGGCGGGCTTCGTCACGCGCCACTGGCCGGGCGCAAATTCGGTCAGGCGTTTGAACTTGTCGTAGGCGCGCAAGCTGTATCCGCCGGTCGCGATGTAATCGAGGACGCGGCGCCAGACCTCCTCCGTCAGGGCGGCATAAGGTGCCGCCCCGCGTACCTCATCGAGCAGCACCTTCTCATCGAACGGCCCCGCGCAGGCGACGCCAAGGATGTGCTGGGCGAGGACATCGAGCGTGCCCGGGCGGAATATTTCCGGATCGAGCTCGCGCGCCTCGACCGCGTCGAGCGCGGCGCGAGCTTCGAGATATTCGAAGCGGTTGCCGGGCACGATCATGCCGCGGCTGGGCTCGTCGAGGCGGTGGTTGGCGCGGCCGATGCGCTGGAGCAGGCGCGAACTGCCCTTGGGCGCGCCCATCTGGACCACGAGGTCGACGTCCCCCCAATCGATGCCAAGGTCGAGGCTAGCGGTGCAGACAAGCGCACGCAGCTTGCCTGCGGCCATCGCCGCTTCGACCTTGCGCCGCGCTTCGAGCGACAGGCTGCCGTGATGGACGCCAATCGGCAGAGCATCGTCGTTGGCGGTCCACAATTCCTGGAAGATGAGTTCGGCCAGGCTACGCGTGTTGCAGAAGACGAGGGTGGTGCGGTGCCGTTCGATCAGCCGCATCACCTCGCGCGCGGCGTGGCGGCCGCTGTGCCCACCCCACGGAATCCTGTTTTCGGGAATGAGGATCGACAAATCGGGGTCTGCTCCCGGCTCCCCGGTCACCAAATCCACGGCGTCGATGTCCGCGTCGGGCGCGAGCCAGCTGCGGTAGGCATCGGGGTCTGAAATGGTCGCG
The sequence above is drawn from the Sphingomonas lutea genome and encodes:
- a CDS encoding ligase-associated DNA damage response DEXH box helicase → MLELARRGRSGLLVAATGAGKTLAGFLPTICDLAERPSEGLHTLYVSPLKALAVDVQRNLIGPIEEMALPIRVETRTGDTPSDRKARQRARPPQILLTTPESLSLLLSYPDSATLFENLTTIVVDEIHAFAKEKRGDLLSLSLSRLQALRPELRRVGLSATISDPDAYRSWLAPDADIDAVDLVTGEPGADPDLSILIPENRIPWGGHSGRHAAREVMRLIERHRTTLVFCNTRSLAELIFQELWTANDDALPIGVHHGSLSLEARRKVEAAMAAGKLRALVCTASLDLGIDWGDVDLVVQMGAPKGSSRLLQRIGRANHRLDEPSRGMIVPGNRFEYLEARAALDAVEARELDPEIFRPGTLDVLAQHILGVACAGPFDEKVLLDEVRGAAPYAALTEEVWRRVLDYIATGGYSLRAYDKFKRLTEFAPGQWRVTKPAVVAQHRLNAGVIVDNPMMDVRFLNGRTLGRVEEGFGSTLSVGDHIFFAGLSLEVTRFQDTDIVVRASSKQARLVTYGGQRMSMSTHLADRVRAFLADNRDWHRFPDDVREWLEIQAKRSILPQPDHLLVETFPFEGRHYMVAYSFEGWNAHQSLGMLITRRMETAGLKPLGFVANDYGLAAYSLEPVTDPRPLFSADILEHEFVEWVEQSHLLKRAFREVAVIGGLVERQHPGKRKSGKQVSFSTDLIYDVLRKYEPEHLLLRAAWDDARGRMTELGRLARLVERAEATMVHVSAERVTPLAIPLMVVIGREALPPGAAADESLLLQAEALAQEAMTV